In Cicer arietinum cultivar CDC Frontier isolate Library 1 chromosome 7, Cicar.CDCFrontier_v2.0, whole genome shotgun sequence, a single window of DNA contains:
- the NAC36 gene encoding uncharacterized protein NAC36 isoform X1: protein MAIAAATTSTSVSMSMSMSQSHSHEDITSNENNNNNKHVVDEDEDDDDDDHEHDVVMPGFRFHPTEEELVEFYLRRKVEGKRFNVELITFLDLYRYDPWELPALAAIGEKEWYFYVPRDRKYRNGDRPNRVTTSGYWKATGADRMIRTENFRSIGLKKTLVFYSGKAPKGIRTSWIMNEYRLPQHETERYQKGEISLCRVYKRAGVEDHPSLPRCLPITRGNHSDHKNKQNEILGMGFVGGQSNKAAATPTPTATASINNKMHEGSCSVGNSNSDHVTTVLGLSKYSTDPNYRAAEEEEEERLMMMQQQQVQYSAGGNSTLLLPLPAACFPLQNSAVSSNSSMMDDLNRLVSFNNNNQHHYCYNPNPNPNPNHLSTLLMQPATLNSSVLPITPIPTNFSDRLWDWNPIPEDHPNPSFKNIGRLLMLLFLPIAVRVYWNMTNDALVLDDKINQNLSCTC, encoded by the exons ATGGCAATAGCAGCAGCAACAACGAGCACATCAGTAAGCATGAGCATGAGTATGAGTCAAAGCCATAGTCACGAAGATATAACTTCCAACgaaaacaataacaataacaaacaTGTAGTtgatgaggatgaggatgatgatgatgatgatcacGAGCACGACGTGGTTATGCCTGGTTTTCGTTTTCATCCAACTGAAGAAGAACTCGTGGAGTTCTACCTTCGCCGTAAGGTGGAGGGCAAACGTTTCAATGTTGAGCTTATTACTTTCCTCGATCTCTATCGCTATGACCCTTGGGAACTTcctg CGTTGGCAGCAATTGGAGAGAAGGAATGGTACTTTTATGTGCCAAGAGATAGAAAGTACAGAAACGGAGATCGTCCGAATCGTGTAACAACATCAGGTTATTGGAAAGCAACAGGAGCTGATAGGATGATCAGAACTGAAAATTTTCGTTCAATTGGACTTAAGAAAACCCTAGTTTTCTATTCTGGTAAGGCTCCTAAAGGCATCCGAACCAGTTGGATTATGAACGAGTATCGTTTGCCTCAACATGAAACCGAACGTTATCAAAAg GGTGAGATATCGCTATGCCGAGTATACAAGAGAGCAGGAGTAGAAGATCATCCCTCCCTCCCTCGTTGCCTACCTATTACAAGAGGTAATCATTCAGATCATAAGAATAAACAGAATGAAATATTGGGAATGGGATTTGTTGGTGGACAGTCTAATAAGGCAGCTGCAACGCCAACGCCAACTGCAACTGCATCAATTAACAACAAAATGCATGAAGGAAGCTGCAGTGTTGGCAATTCCAATTCGGATCATGTGACAACAGTTCTTGGTCTTTCCAAATACAGTACTGATCCTAATTACCGTGCAgcggaggaggaggaggaggaaagGTTAATGATGATGCAGCAACAACAAGTACAATATTCTGCAGGAGGCAACAGTACTTTGTTACTCCCTCTCCCTGCAGCTTGTTTCCCTCTCCAAAATTCAGCAGTTAGTTCCAACAGTAGTATGATGGATGATCTCAATAGGCTTGTgagttttaataataataatcaacatCACTACTGCTACAATCCAAATCCAAATCCAAATCCAAATCATTTGTCTACTTTGCTGATGCAACCAGCTACTCTCAACTCTTCAGTACTACCAATTACTCCAATTCCAACCAACTTCTCTGACCGGCTATGGGACTGGAATCCAATCCCTGAGGATCACCCAAACCCCTCCTTCAA gAACATTGGAAGATTGCTCATGCTTCTTTTCTTACCAATCGCAGTACGAGTTTATTGGAACATGACAAATGATGCACTTGTTCTCGACGATAAAATCAACCAAAATCTATCATGCACATGCTGA
- the NAC36 gene encoding NAC transcription factor 56 isoform X2 produces the protein MAIAAATTSTSVSMSMSMSQSHSHEDITSNENNNNNKHVVDEDEDDDDDDHEHDVVMPGFRFHPTEEELVEFYLRRKVEGKRFNVELITFLDLYRYDPWELPALAAIGEKEWYFYVPRDRKYRNGDRPNRVTTSGYWKATGADRMIRTENFRSIGLKKTLVFYSGKAPKGIRTSWIMNEYRLPQHETERYQKGEISLCRVYKRAGVEDHPSLPRCLPITRGNHSDHKNKQNEILGMGFVGGQSNKAAATPTPTATASINNKMHEGSCSVGNSNSDHVTTVLGLSKYSTDPNYRAAEEEEEERLMMMQQQQVQYSAGGNSTLLLPLPAACFPLQNSAVSSNSSMMDDLNRLVSFNNNNQHHYCYNPNPNPNPNHLSTLLMQPATLNSSVLPITPIPTNFSDRLWDWNPIPEDHPNPSFNTSLLEHDK, from the exons ATGGCAATAGCAGCAGCAACAACGAGCACATCAGTAAGCATGAGCATGAGTATGAGTCAAAGCCATAGTCACGAAGATATAACTTCCAACgaaaacaataacaataacaaacaTGTAGTtgatgaggatgaggatgatgatgatgatgatcacGAGCACGACGTGGTTATGCCTGGTTTTCGTTTTCATCCAACTGAAGAAGAACTCGTGGAGTTCTACCTTCGCCGTAAGGTGGAGGGCAAACGTTTCAATGTTGAGCTTATTACTTTCCTCGATCTCTATCGCTATGACCCTTGGGAACTTcctg CGTTGGCAGCAATTGGAGAGAAGGAATGGTACTTTTATGTGCCAAGAGATAGAAAGTACAGAAACGGAGATCGTCCGAATCGTGTAACAACATCAGGTTATTGGAAAGCAACAGGAGCTGATAGGATGATCAGAACTGAAAATTTTCGTTCAATTGGACTTAAGAAAACCCTAGTTTTCTATTCTGGTAAGGCTCCTAAAGGCATCCGAACCAGTTGGATTATGAACGAGTATCGTTTGCCTCAACATGAAACCGAACGTTATCAAAAg GGTGAGATATCGCTATGCCGAGTATACAAGAGAGCAGGAGTAGAAGATCATCCCTCCCTCCCTCGTTGCCTACCTATTACAAGAGGTAATCATTCAGATCATAAGAATAAACAGAATGAAATATTGGGAATGGGATTTGTTGGTGGACAGTCTAATAAGGCAGCTGCAACGCCAACGCCAACTGCAACTGCATCAATTAACAACAAAATGCATGAAGGAAGCTGCAGTGTTGGCAATTCCAATTCGGATCATGTGACAACAGTTCTTGGTCTTTCCAAATACAGTACTGATCCTAATTACCGTGCAgcggaggaggaggaggaggaaagGTTAATGATGATGCAGCAACAACAAGTACAATATTCTGCAGGAGGCAACAGTACTTTGTTACTCCCTCTCCCTGCAGCTTGTTTCCCTCTCCAAAATTCAGCAGTTAGTTCCAACAGTAGTATGATGGATGATCTCAATAGGCTTGTgagttttaataataataatcaacatCACTACTGCTACAATCCAAATCCAAATCCAAATCCAAATCATTTGTCTACTTTGCTGATGCAACCAGCTACTCTCAACTCTTCAGTACTACCAATTACTCCAATTCCAACCAACTTCTCTGACCGGCTATGGGACTGGAATCCAATCCCTGAGGATCACCCAAACCCCTCCTTCAA TACGAGTTTATTGGAACATGACAAATGA